In Nicotiana tabacum cultivar K326 chromosome 17, ASM71507v2, whole genome shotgun sequence, one DNA window encodes the following:
- the LOC107813793 gene encoding berberine bridge enzyme-like 22 — MPENKEQVRAAMICCKYSGFETRVRSGGHDYEGLSYISYKPYCLVDLSNLRRIDVDVQRKTAWVEAGETLGELYYNIANKSKTLAFSAGTCPSLGVGGHISGGGQEQLIRKYGVAADNVLDATILNVNGTILDRSGMGEDLLWVIRGGGAASFGGVLSWK; from the coding sequence ATGccagaaaataaagaacaagtGCGAGCAGCCATGATTTGTTGCAAATATTCTGGATTTGAAACTAGGGTTAGAAGTGGTGGACATGATTATGAAGGTCTTTCTTATATTTCTTACAAACCTTATTGCTTAGTTGACCTATCGAACCTTAGAAGGATCGATGTTGATGTGCAAAGAAAGACTGCTTGGGTGGAAGCTGGAGAAACACTAGGGGAACTTTACTACAACATTGCAAACAAAAGCAAAACTCTAGCTTTCTCAGCTGGAACTTGCCCTTCTTTAGGTGTTGGAGGTCATATTAGTGGTGGTGGACAAGAGCAATTAATAAGGAAATACGGTGTTGCAGCAGATAACGTGCTAGATGCAACGATCTTGAACGTTAATGGTACGATTCTTGATCGTAGTGGCATGGGCGAAGACCTATTATGGGTCATTCGAGGTGGTGGTGCAGCTAGTTTCGGGGGGGTTCTATCTTGGAAGTGA
- the LOC142171773 gene encoding tetrahydroberberine oxidase-like, whose amino-acid sequence MSWIDTKIRIDHYRNGSTIQDFLERKVKRPTFYKVNSDYVTKPLSKKVLEGLWNVFNSGFGLMIFTPHGEKVSEILEAATPFPHRKGYLYNIQYFAMWLKPNQTVEQTKLEWINGIYDYMGEFVSKPRTAYLNSRDLDLEKILNENEKYSEAKSWGEMYFGSNFEKLARVKYSVDPGNYFTNEQSIPPLGP is encoded by the coding sequence ATGAGCTGGATTGATACAAAAATAAGGATAGATCATTACAGAAATGGATCAACAATTCAAGATTTTTTAGAAAGGAAAGTCAAGAGACCAACATTTTACAAAGTCAATTCAGACTATGTAACAAAGCCTCTATCAAAAAAAGTATTAGAAGGGTTATGGAATGTGTTCAATTCAGGATTTGGACTTATGATATTCACCCCTCATGGTGAAAAAGTGAGTGAAATATTAGAGGCTGCAACTCCATTTCCACATAGAAAGGGATATTTATATAACATACAATATTTTGCAATGTGGCTTAAACCAAACCAAACTGTAGAACAGACAAAATTGGAATGGATCAATGGGATTTATGATTACATGGGAGAGTTTGTTTCTAAGCCAAGAACAGCTTATCTAAATAGcagagatttggatttggaaaaaatattaaatgagAATGAGAAATACTCAGAAGCAAAAAGTTGGGGTGAAATGTATTTCGGAAGTAATTTTGAGAAATTGGCTCGGGTGAAATATAGTGTTGATCCAGGAAATTACTTCACGAATGAGCAAAGTATTCCACCTCTTGGtccataa